In one window of Scyliorhinus canicula chromosome 17, sScyCan1.1, whole genome shotgun sequence DNA:
- the LOC119951720 gene encoding zinc finger protein 229-like has product MEKPWKCEDCGRGFTAPSVLEIHRRIHTGERPFTCSVCGKGFSQLSAQQSHQRVHTAERPFNCTQCGKGFSRLSDLRIHQRIHTGERPFTCSQCEKGFSRLYALRIHQRVHTGEKPFTCTQCGKGFSQISSLMSHQRIHTGEKLFICLQCGKRFRQLSSLKSHQRGHTGERPFTCSQCGKGFSQLSTLRYHQRVHTGEKPFTCSQCGKRFGHLSSLKKHERVHTGERPFTCFQCGKGFRYSSNLWKHQRVHTGEKPFICSGCGMRFTHLSSLKIHQRLHTGERPFTCSVCEKGFTRLSSLKRHQRVHTGDKPFTCSVCEKGFARLSHLQSHQRLHTGERPFTCSQCGKGFIHLSSLKTHQQVHTVDRPFTCSVCAKGFTRLSNLKTHQQVHTGEKPFTCSQCGMRFTRLSSLKVHQRDHTGERPFTCSVCEKGFTRLSNLQTHQRVHTGERPFTCSHCGKGFTQLSSLQSHQRVHTG; this is encoded by the coding sequence atggagaaaccatggaaatgtgaggactgtgggaggggattcacagCACCGTCTGTGCTGGAGATTCATcggcgcattcacactggggaaaggccattcacctgcagtgtgtgtgggaagggattctctcaGTTATCCGCCCAGCagtcacatcagcgagttcacactgcggAGAGGCCGTTCAACTgcactcagtgtgggaagggattcagtcggttATCCGACCTGCggatacatcagcgaattcacactggggagaggccattcacctgctcccagtgtgagaagggattcagtcgGTTATATGCCCtgcggatacaccagcgagttcacactggggagaagccattcacctgcactcagtgtgggaagggattcagtcaaatCTCCAGCCTGatgtcacaccagcgaattcacactggggagaagctgttcaTCTGCttacagtgtgggaagagatttagaCAGTTATCCAGTCTGAAGTCACATCAGCgaggtcacactggggagaggccattcacctgctctcagtgcgggaagggattcagtcagttgtCCACCCTGCGgtaccatcagcgagttcacactggggagaaaccattcacttgctctcagtgtgggaagagatttggacatttatccagcctgaagaaacacgagcgagttcacactggggagaggccgttcacctgctttcagtgtgggaagggattcagatattCATCCAACCTgtggaaacaccagcgagttcacactggggagaagccattcatctgtTCTGGGTGTGGGATGCGATTCACTCACTTATCTAGTCTGAAgatacaccagcgacttcacactggagagaggccattcacctgctctgtgtgtgagaaaggattcactcggttatctagTCTGAAgagacaccagcgtgttcacactggggacaagccgttcacctgctctgtgtgtgagaaaggattcgctcggttatctcacctgcagtcacaccagcgacttcacactggagagaggccattcacctgctctcagtgtgggaagggattcattcacttATCTAGTCTGaagacacaccagcaagttcacacagtggacaggccattcacctgctctgtgtgtgcgaaaggattcactcggttatctaaTCTGAAGacacatcagcaagttcacactggggagaagccgttcacctgctctcagtgtgggatgcGATTCACTCGCTTATCTAGTCTGAAGGTGCACCAGCGAgatcatactggggagaggccattcacctgctctgtgtgtgagaaaggattcacTCGCTTATCcaatctgcagacacaccagcgagttcacactggggagaggccgttcacctgctctcactgtgggaagggattcacccagttatccagcctgcagagtcaccagcgagttcacactgggtag